The following are encoded together in the Vidua macroura isolate BioBank_ID:100142 chromosome 6, ASM2450914v1, whole genome shotgun sequence genome:
- the CDHR5 gene encoding cadherin-related family member 5, whose translation MAIPHWLLMSALFLLPLLAQILAQEPGCSVSNNNPSVPENKCPYVVTTTQVQPGFTLTIDPNYPDGQFFSIEGSELQLTKCMDYEEDPVVLLLYLICKDSTGQSDSLEILVTILNENDNPPVFPQPNISRNVPEDTEVDTAIVAREEVTASDADLDTIYYELATTVQNTDGYFAIRGVNNPEIYLQTALDYDKFNSTTLLLYARDRPVTSSEPTNTVTATITITIKQSDTRAPWFLPCTQLYNDTSVCISSPYHGRVNISEMSMDPLLLEPGPIYAVDPDYTISDRIVYSIVGGNTNEVFSVDADTGNLTMNKIVTSPDSFLLQVMATQVSNVRKYSVATVEIKVINKSNFPPYFEKGVYNGTVYVGLPQRSFVYQAGDPSTPLVIMAMDQDFPDKVNPNIEYYLKNSTDFIATRDGLILTNKVLESPGTVTIQAVGKDVLSLQEASTIIVVEVILATAVAPSDKMYSAQDMAILGGTLAALLLIALVFLGVLVWKSSRWYRKSFKFLVKKKLSKEISEGHQNKYYQEDEQPRVSTKQHETSETSSVQGETPAPEQPALALHFSSAEETESLPKGSIASTVIFDQEEEEKEEKEEEAGQEKEVKSILKTDRHVADDGYKAVWFKTDVDPEAGERVEVIEDHAADDDNNDDDSDQDLQKNEEEEEEGSDTDCHHQEPGVSFSSESSSPSAAEVTINMSHTGAGTEDTEV comes from the exons ATGGCTATTCCTCACTGGCTTCTCATGTCTGCActcttcctgctgcccctctTGGCGCAGATTTTGGCACAGGAGCCAG GATGTTCTGTCAGTAACAACAACCCAAGTGTTCCTGAAAATAAGTGTCCTTATGTGGTGACTACCACCCAGGTGCAGCCAGGTTTCACCCTAACAATTGATCCCAATTACCCTGATGGCCAGTTCTTCAGTATTGAGGGCTCCGAGCTGCAGCTGACAAAGTGCATGGACTATGAG GAAGACCccgtggtgctgctgctgtacctGATCTGCAAGGACTCTACTGGCCAG AGCGATTCCTTGGAAATCCTAGTCACCATTCTGAACGAGAATGATAACCCCCCTGTGTTTCCACAGCCAAACATCAGCAGGAATGTCCCAGAG GATACAGAAGTGGACACTGCCATTGTAGCCCGTGAAGAAGTAACTGCTAGTGATGCTGACCTGGACACCATCTACTATGAGCTCGCTACCACAGTGCAG AACACAGACGGTTATTTTGCTATAAGAGGAGTTAATAACCCGGAAATTTATTTACAAACAGCATTGGACTATGACAAATTTAATTCGACAACATTGCTCTTGTATGCAAGG GACAGGCCTGTGACCAGCTCCGAGCCCACCAACACAGTCACTGCAACAATAACCATCACCATCAAGCAGAGTGACACCCGGGCACCCTGGTTCCTGCCCTGCACCCAGCTCTACAATGACACCAGTGTCTGCATCAGCAGCCCCTACCACGGCAGGGTCAACATCTCCGAGATGTCG ATGGACCCGCTCCTCCTGGAGCCAGGACCCATCTATGCTGTTGACCCTGACTACACCATCAGCGACAGGATCGTGTACAGTATTGTTGGGG GGAATACAAACGAAGTGTTCTCAGTGGATGCAGACACAGGGAATCTAACCATGAACAAAATAGTGACTTCACCAGATTCCTTTCTGTTGCAAGTTATG gcCACCCAGGTCAGCAATGTAAGGAAATACTCTGTAGCCACTGTAGAGATCAAGGTGatcaataaaagcaattttccaCCCTACTTCGAGAAGGGAGTCTACAACGGGACAGTGTATGTTGGGCTGCCCCAGAGAAGCTTCGTCTACCAAGCTGGAGATCCTTCCACCCCCCTGGTGATAATGGCAATGGATCAGGATTTCCCTGAT AAAGTCAACCCCAACATTGAGTACTATCTCAAAAACAGCACCGATTTCATCGCAACCAGGGATGGGCTCATCCTGACCAACAAAGTGCTGGAGTCCCCAGGAACTGTGACCATCCAG GCTGTTGGAAAAGATGTGTTGAGCCTGCAGGAGGCAAGCACCATAATTGTGGTGGAGGTCATCCTTGCCACAG CTGTAGCCCCCTCTGACAAGATGTACTCTGCTCAGGACATGGCTATCTTAGGGGGCACATTAGCAGCACTGCTGTTAATTGCCTTAGTCTTCCTTGGAGTGCTGGTATGGAAATCCAGTAGATGGTACAGAAAATCTTTCAAATTCCTGGTGAAGAAAAAG CTCTCCAAGGAAATCTCTGAGGGTCACCAGAACAAATATTACCAGGAAGATGAACAGCCACGTGTGAGCACCAAGCAGCACGAGACATCAGAAACCAGCAGTGTGCAGGGAGAGACTCCTGcgccagagcagccagcacttgccTTGCACTTCTCCAGTGCAGAGGAAACGGAGAGTCTCCCAAAGGGCTCCATAGCTTCCACTGTCATCTTTGaccaggaagaggaagaaaaggaagaaaaggaagaagaggctgGACAGGAGAAAGAAGTGAAGTCAATCCTCAAAACAGACAGGCACGTGGCAGATGATGGCTACAAAGCTGTGTGGTTTAAGACTGATGTGGACCCCGAGGCTGGAGAGAGGGTTGAAGTGATTGAGGACCATGCAGCAGATGATGACAATAATGATGATGACAGTGACCAAGATCTGCAGAAgaacgaggaggaggaggaagaaggttCTGACACAGACTGTCACCACCAAGAGCCAGGAGTGTCCTTTTCCTCAGAGAGCTCGTCAccctcagcagcagaggtgaCAATCAACATGTCTCACACAGGTGCAGGGACAGAGGACACTGAGGTGTAA